One genomic region from Stackebrandtia nassauensis DSM 44728 encodes:
- a CDS encoding SDR family NAD(P)-dependent oxidoreductase: MISTVSLVTGGNRGIGREVCRQLAERGHTVVLTARSDDKAERAATELGVDWLALDVTDAASVAAAVATVTDRYGRLDVLVNNAAIHYDTWQRGITADLAVVREAAETNLYGPWLLIEEFLPLLRAGAHSRIVNVSSGSGSLNEMGAGTPAYSVSKAALNALTRIVAAELRGDGVLVNAVCPGWVATDMGGSGGRPVADGADGIVWAATLPDDGPTGGFFRDRRAIAWLASRNAVRPPGRR; this comes from the coding sequence ATGATCTCGACTGTCTCACTGGTGACCGGCGGCAACCGCGGCATCGGCCGGGAGGTGTGCCGACAGCTCGCCGAGCGCGGCCACACCGTCGTCCTGACCGCCCGCTCCGACGACAAGGCCGAGCGGGCCGCGACCGAGCTGGGCGTCGACTGGCTGGCCCTGGACGTCACCGACGCGGCCAGTGTCGCGGCGGCGGTCGCCACCGTCACCGACCGCTATGGACGGCTGGACGTGCTGGTCAACAACGCCGCGATCCACTACGACACCTGGCAGCGCGGCATCACCGCCGATCTGGCGGTGGTCCGTGAGGCCGCCGAGACCAATCTGTACGGTCCCTGGCTGCTGATCGAGGAGTTCCTGCCGCTGTTGCGCGCCGGGGCGCACTCCCGGATCGTCAACGTCTCCAGCGGTTCCGGGTCGCTGAACGAGATGGGTGCCGGGACCCCGGCCTACTCGGTCTCCAAGGCCGCGCTCAACGCGCTGACCCGGATCGTGGCGGCCGAGCTGCGCGGTGACGGCGTCCTGGTCAACGCGGTGTGCCCCGGCTGGGTCGCCACCGACATGGGCGGTTCGGGCGGCAGGCCGGTCGCCGACGGGGCCGATGGGATCGTGTGGGCGGCAACGCTTCCCGACGACGGCCCCACCGGCGGCTTCTTCCGCGACCGTCGGGCGATCGCCTGGTTAGCCAGCCGAAACGCCGTGCGACCGCCCGGACGGCGTTAG
- a CDS encoding M28 family peptidase: MPRHRSRFAIALGAMAAAAMALSILSPTPASAEPADEATTAAAPDINVEDVKTHLSQFQSIASSNGGTRVAGSAGYDRSVDYVATALSNAGFQVTRQTCTSCNGSDQNVIADWPGGNTSTTIMFGAHLDSVSAGPGINDNASGSAALLEVALTLAEVKPTVAKHLRFAWWADEESGLRGSNYYVRTSGVSGIQAYVNLDMVGSTNAGYFVDNINGTYSAPFKNYFSSVGRAADEMGECCSDDGPFRNAGVPTSFLSTGASARKTTTQAQKWGGTAGQSFDPCYHQRCDSYPSNINVTAINHMADATAYGLWELAVDDDTQPPEGCANTNDADVAITDLATVTSSLGIAECGRQGGTASTVEVHIDHTWRGDLVLRLLAPDGTSYLLEDFNNNDQTDNVDKTYTVNLSGEAADGSWRLSVQDIARNDVGKIDTWTLTV, from the coding sequence ATGCCCAGACACCGATCCCGATTCGCCATCGCCTTGGGGGCGATGGCCGCCGCCGCAATGGCGTTGTCCATCCTGTCCCCGACCCCGGCCTCGGCGGAGCCCGCCGACGAGGCCACCACGGCCGCCGCCCCCGACATCAACGTCGAAGACGTCAAGACGCATCTGTCGCAGTTCCAGTCCATCGCCAGCTCCAACGGCGGCACCCGGGTCGCCGGTTCCGCCGGTTACGACCGCTCGGTGGACTATGTGGCCACCGCGCTGTCCAACGCCGGCTTCCAGGTCACCCGGCAGACGTGCACCAGCTGCAACGGCTCCGACCAGAACGTGATCGCCGACTGGCCCGGCGGCAACACCAGCACCACCATCATGTTCGGCGCCCACCTGGACAGCGTTTCGGCCGGGCCCGGCATCAACGACAACGCCTCCGGTTCGGCGGCGCTGCTCGAGGTGGCGCTGACCCTGGCCGAGGTCAAGCCGACCGTGGCCAAGCACCTGCGGTTCGCGTGGTGGGCCGACGAGGAGTCGGGCCTGCGCGGCTCGAACTACTACGTCCGCACCAGTGGCGTCAGCGGCATCCAGGCGTACGTCAACCTCGACATGGTCGGCTCGACCAACGCCGGGTACTTCGTCGACAACATCAACGGCACATACAGCGCCCCGTTCAAGAACTACTTCAGTTCGGTGGGCCGCGCGGCCGACGAGATGGGCGAATGCTGTAGCGACGACGGCCCGTTCCGCAACGCGGGCGTGCCCACCAGCTTCCTGTCCACAGGGGCCTCGGCCCGCAAGACCACCACCCAGGCACAGAAGTGGGGCGGCACGGCCGGGCAGTCCTTCGATCCCTGTTACCACCAGCGTTGTGACAGCTATCCGTCCAATATCAACGTGACCGCCATCAACCACATGGCCGACGCCACCGCCTACGGACTGTGGGAACTGGCCGTCGACGACGACACCCAGCCACCCGAAGGCTGCGCCAACACCAATGACGCCGACGTGGCCATCACCGACCTGGCCACCGTCACCTCCAGCCTGGGCATCGCCGAGTGCGGGCGCCAGGGTGGCACCGCCAGCACCGTGGAAGTCCACATCGATCACACCTGGCGCGGTGATCTCGTCCTGAGACTGCTGGCACCCGACGGCACCAGCTATCTGTTGGAGGACTTCAACAACAACGACCAGACCGACAACGTCGACAAGACCTACACGGTGAACCTGTCCGGTGAGGCCGCCGACGGCTCCTGGCGATTGTCCGTACAGGACATAGCCAGGAACGACGTCGGGAAGATCGACACCTGGACGCTGACCGTCTAG
- a CDS encoding alpha/beta fold hydrolase has protein sequence MRELILIHGFGSSSRAWAPQREALSQRFRVTAVDLPGHGARAADGFDLDAAVSAVREHVTDGAHVLGISGGATVAMLVALAEPGRLGSLLLSAPVAAPPASLAVQRTVMRLTPEPLLRNMMAKLYSGNRQRYRETAKRDFARCGKANLLAALAAIAELDLRDRLSDIDAPTLVVCGTRDRENLAPSTVVANGIPSATLHEIPGVGHLWNLEEPELFNRTVVDFAAGH, from the coding sequence GTGCGCGAACTGATCTTGATCCACGGCTTCGGCTCCAGCTCACGGGCCTGGGCGCCGCAGCGGGAGGCGCTGTCTCAGCGGTTCCGGGTGACGGCGGTGGATCTGCCCGGCCACGGCGCCCGCGCCGCCGATGGCTTCGACCTGGACGCCGCGGTGTCGGCGGTGCGCGAGCACGTCACCGACGGCGCCCACGTGCTGGGGATCTCCGGCGGCGCCACGGTCGCGATGCTGGTCGCGCTGGCCGAACCGGGACGGCTGGGTTCGCTGCTGCTGTCGGCCCCGGTCGCCGCCCCGCCCGCGTCGCTGGCGGTGCAGCGGACGGTCATGCGGCTGACGCCCGAACCGTTGCTGCGCAACATGATGGCGAAACTGTACTCCGGCAACCGCCAGCGGTACCGCGAGACCGCCAAGCGGGACTTCGCCCGCTGCGGCAAGGCGAACCTGCTGGCCGCGCTGGCGGCGATCGCCGAGTTGGACCTCCGGGATCGGCTGTCCGACATCGACGCGCCGACGCTGGTGGTGTGCGGCACCCGGGACCGCGAGAACCTGGCACCGTCCACCGTGGTCGCCAACGGCATCCCGAGCGCGACGCTGCACGAGATCCCGGGCGTCGGTCACCTGTGGAACCTCGAGGAACCGGAACTGTTCAACCGGACGGTCGTCGACTTCGCCGCCGGGCACTGA